TAGAGCACCTGGCAGAGAGAGAGGCCTGCTCTGCTTAATTAAAAATGTGTATCTGGCCCCTTTGAACCTTTTGTTGTGTTACAGTgtgaaattaaaatgattttagaTTCTTATGATCTGATTCACAATCTTTACACTTTGAAGTTGTAGGAAGGTCTTGGTGCCCCCCCATTATGTCCATGCAAATTCTCTCCATGTTAGTCGAGTAACATTTTTATGCATTGAAATATTTTTAAGTAATGCCTCATTATCAGATAGACTGAGATCAGGGCTTTGACTGGGCCTTTGCTTTACTCTTTCTGTTCTTCAGCCTTCAGTTGTTTCCTTGGTTTGAAGTTTGGGATAATATTCATGCTGTAATTTCAAGAAAATCTCTCTTAcgagagagtttttttttttagaagaattaAAGGATAATTTAGAAAATTAAAGGATCTTTTGCAGTATTTTAACCTGACTGTTGCACCATCCGTTCTCTTATCTGTAACGAGATGAAAAGGATCACAACAGCATGGTGCTCTTTAGGCGTGGCTCAACCATTGCTAGGGCCAGAAAGAAACTATTACTGAAAAGGTACCCTGTCAAAGCATCTGAAGTTTTCTCAAGTCAGAGCCCTGATCTTAGTCCATCTAAGAATCTGTGACACTCTTGTTGAGGTGCACATCATCTGACTTAAACCAAGCAACAGTGTGCAACGTTGGTATGTACTTTTCCCCAGAGACTTGAaacttaaatgtaatttaattacaGGTTGTATCAAAATAGAAAAGACTAGGGGAGTGAATGATTGGCAAAAAGTTATGTAAGACATTATGTTTGTAGCTCCGTAACATACGATTTGATCACTGGAGTCTATTAGGCTACATTTTTATAGAATTTGGTTTAGTGCTTACAGCAAGAATGCTAATGATGTGCTAGGATAATACAGGCTGGTGTCAGCGCTGTACATCTTATCCTTTTTTTCTAAGCTTCAGTTGGCATAGAGTTAACCAGTGCAAACCCAATATAACATTAAAGGCACTAGTAAATGCCGCTGGCATTTGGGTGCTTTAGATGATTACACCTatggcaaactttgcacctttaattacattacccCAAGTCTCGAAAAACTTGGCTCAACTTAACTAAAAGGCTCAGTGACTTGCCCTAAAACTAATATTGCAAACAATATATTATTCTGACTTGTTTCTTCCTGGATCTTAATCGTTCAGACTTATATTGCTCACAGACCAAGCTATAGGGCTTTTTTTGGCTTCCATCAGGGCCAGATGATGTTTTAGTCATTTTGCAAGGCCAGGCCCTATTCCCTGGAAATGGTTTATCTGCATTTACAGCAGTTTTGAAATCCAGCAATGCTACAGTATCCATTAAATCGGCACTACCCAGATGCCACTTGCCAGCTGTCAAGCAAATAGTCGGTAGGACttctctgtaccacagaagtatGACTGCAACTAAACTTTATGTTCCCGATCTCATACTCTTTATCATAGGTATCTGAGAAAATCGTTTTTCCCAAAGCACCCTGACCTTCAGTTTGCTGGTATGTATGAAATGCAAAAGCCATATCAGTATTGTGATTTTATATCAAAAATGCTTTTTGAGGCTGGAGTGAATAAATTATCTTTGTACCCTTTCAGGGCTTTTAAATCCTCTTGACAGCCCTCACCATGTGAGAATAGATGAAGAGTCTGAGTATCGGGAAGGAGTTGTGTTGGATCGTCCTACTAAGTCAGGCAAAGGGTCATTTGTAAACTGTGGCATGCGAAAGGTACTATATTACTGAAGCTTTGCGGCCTAGTGCCAAGGATTGATTCTGTGCTCCATTATGGTGGGATGTTTGTCAGAAATGTTAGCTAGTGTCCACAGCTGCATATTTGTAAAAGCTTCCCAAGACTTTTTGTTCTGCTGGAGATACCTTTTACAGAATTGTTCAAACATTTTGAAGTGAAAGAAACTCTGTGCATTTCAGTTGCTGTTACCAGATGTAAACATATCAGCTAGCCAAAGACAGTAGTCTGATATCTGCCCCATTGTTGCAAAGGTTTTGTGCATAACAATTTCTGAAAAGCTGCTCAAAGGAAGAAAAGGAATGTATAACTCCATTTCAGATCCCAGCATCCACTGTAAGGTCTGCTGATGTTTGAGGATAATTGCAATGCCTGAAAGGATGCAGACTTGGCTAGTTAATAACACTAGTTGCTGAATTAATTTTAGGTGCCATTGGATGTCTGTAATAGTCATAGCTCTGCACCTGTGTTTTTTCGTTAGGAGGTTCAAATAGATAGACAGCTGCAGACTGGTGTCAGAGTTACTGTGAAGTTACAACAAGAAAATGTGGGTAAGACAACAATCTACACTTATTGTGCTATTTGGGTACATTTTGGGTTCTGTTTCTAATTTTTAAGAACACTttatactgcatttttttttatcctagaGCTAAAAGTACAGAAAGGAACTGTGGTCTCACCCCAACACCCAAGGACTGCAAGTGGCTTATACTGGGGGTACAGAGTCAGACTGGCATCTTGCCTCAGTAAGTAAATATTCAAATAATGCCTATAAATTTATTGTGGAGTCAGGACATATAGGATCATTTAAGTCCTTGTTTTACAGGTGCAGTTTTTACTGAGTGCCCCTTTAAAGATGGCTATGATTTGACAATTGGAACCTCAGAAcgaggaagtagtgtggaaacaGTGAGTCTGCCAGATTTCAGGTAACCCTTTGCTCTCCCCCCATTTTTTAACAAAAGGTAATGTCTGTAAGTCTAAACGTGATAGTCATTGGGGATAAttgtaaatcaaataaaaatgtttttgtcataAACATCAAATAGACAACTtatgaatattttttgtttttaccataTTTTGCGATTAAAGCTAGTGGCACATggggtggattctcggcctgcagataTACACTCTTTTTTTTCAGCAAGATAAATCTTGtaccgcataaaaaaaaaaaaaggggagggaCCTAAGGTTAGTGCCACACTGGGTGGAATCTTGGCCTGCGGGTAAACACAAGCTGAAAATCTGCCACTATGCTTGAAAAATCTGCTCGCTGTGGCTGCACCCAGAGCTATTGCTTTGGCCTGGGTGCAGCCACATTAGCAAGACAAAATCTTGGACCACATAAAAAAAAGAGGAGGGACTTAAGGCTAGtgtcacatggggcagattcttagCCTAGAAATAAGTGCAGCCTGAGAATCTGCACCTATGCTTGAATGCTTATGCAGTTTCACACTGAATTCCACTTAAAGAGAGCATTTAACGCTTACTCACTCTTGGAGAAGCTGTTTCATTTGACTCTTTGCTTTACAGGGCCCTGGGAAAGCTCATCCACAGCTCGAGTAGTTTTCTAAATGTATTTGCTTTCCTTTGTTCGATGGAAAGGAACCCTTGCAGGTTACACACCCTCATAGTGATTACAGTTTCATTACCCCTGTAAACACTTATTCATCAGACCACAAACCAAGGTGCCCAAGGGAGGTTATATGCCTATGCAatgcttccttttctttcttAGGCTGTAATTATTTTAACCTGTAAATATCTACACATAGGACttgactgggggggggcagacccACCTTCATGCAACCTGCCCCTCCCCCAGGTCAGCCACTAATTTGCAGCAGGTGGCCAAGGAGAAGCTGCAGATGGGACGGTGgctaccatacagcagactccTTTGTGCCAACCTGCGCCGCAGGTCTTCAGCAGGAtaattattttactgtttgtaaaggAGTCCTCTTATGATGGTGCCAAATTGGGTCACACAGTGACCACCATTGTTTGATTTGCTGGGAAGTCATAGTTGTGTACTGAATTATAAACCTGTATTCTGTAAATTGCCATTTCAAATTAGAAGGTGTATTTGCTCTCCTTTATACTCTTGGGCGCCTAACCTAAAGTTTAGATAGTTTGAAATTTGGGGGAAAGCAGAGTGTTTCCAGAGAAAGCAGGTAAAACAAGACATGGGATTAATTAAACCTtcatataaacataataaaatacataactTCCTCTGCTTCAAGCACCCAAGGAGTAATACAATTAAcctacttttcttttttattattaggcATGCAATGATTGTCTTTGGGGGTCTGAAAGGCTTAGAAGCCAGTGTGGAAAGTGATCAGAACTTGGATATTGCAGAGCCCAGCATTCTTTTTAATCATTATCTAAACACATGTCCAGACCAGGGAAGTCGTACAATCAGGACTGAGGTAACTGAAACTAAGGttactaaggttttttttttttttgttttgttttgttttttttaactttgtgcaCCTTTCTCCTTTCGCTAGTCACTTAAACAGTCAAGAGCACAACCTAATACAAACTTAAACAGAATGCTAAAATTCTAGCATAACCTATATCTAGTGTACTTCCACATAGTGTGCTCATTCATGCAGTGATTTTGCAAtagcccctatatgtaataaaaggcacaaagtttgcccaggagaagtataacccatagcaaccaataagatggttgcttttaaacaggtgaccaggtaATTCTACTTCCTAATTGGTTATTATCAGTGATAAGAAatatagcaaactttgcaccttatattacataaccccaccgAGAATTTATGCTGCACCTTTTCACTCTTGGCACAAAGGGagccctgaagctaccacctaGTCAGGAGGTGGCAGAAACTTaagggttcccctgcattaatAGGTGTATAACTGGAAAAAGTAATTTTAAGTGATATTTGACTGTTTCTAAACATGCCAAGGCATAAGTGCATTGTTTCCGGTTTGCTTTGAATGGGAAGGGGGTGATTTGCAGTGTGCTTTCTTTTCCTTCTCTCCGGgatgaaaaaaaatgctgcaaatcttcccatgtgccattacccataGTGGCCTATTTTTTATACTGAGTAAGAAAAAAATGCGACCAAATATACTACACCAGGCATTGCTGcataaaataaagcatatttattaagttATGCATTGAGTTTCAGCAGCTGCGTGACTCCACGTGAAATTTAGGCATACAAGTAAGCAGCTGGTTGAAAATGCTAAGGGAAAGTATTTAGTTCATCCATTGCAATTTTTACCAGTGTGACGACAATGTAAAAATGCACCAGTGCCGCACCttataaacaaatgtatttcaGTAGGAACACAAATGTTCTTTGTGTTTACAGGAAGCCATTTTGATCTCCCTTGCTGCGCTAAAGCCCAGGTTACAAGCTGCAATCAAGAAAGCAAATGAAGGCTAAAACCATCTGTCCTTTCATAGTCAACTACTTTTTCGGTATATTCCACTTTGTATATTCCAGGAATGTCTaagctgtttgcagatttaaagcACCCATTATGTGACTTAAAATCTGAAACCAGAAGCCATTTAAGCTGCTCGTGTTCTGGTTATTAGGTAGTAACATTTGTTTTCTGCCAAAGGTTACAGTTAGCTTGTGGCTTTCCATCTTCTATtaaactactactcccagcatccttagaaTTTGCAGTTGCAGATTGGCTCAACATCTAGAGGGCAGCATATGAAGTTCGGTGTGCTGAAGATCTGTGTTTTTTAGCTAAATTATAATAAGTAAAATACACCatccattaaaatattttattacaattttcaATGTGTTATCGCTTTTTAAATGTAAGCTTCCTTCTGAAGGAAAATTAtgattaaatacaggtatactCCATTCTATTTAAATTTTGTTGCGTATCAAGATGgattttaaatttcaaaattgCAGCCAATTTGATGCTCTGTAGCTTGCTGCGGGCTACCCATCAATTCATCTGTAGCACTGCTGTCCCTACGTAACTTGCATGCAGATTTAAAGGTACAGGATTATTTGGAGGACAACTAATTTAACCAAATCTATAGGAAACAATATCTATATTTAGTCTGCCTTTTAGTTATGCAGAAAGattaattttaaaggagacatatcctataaaaattatgaatgtaccagtgaattatactcctctagatatagaaggattgtgcttaaaaagttgtgtttcctgctgatttattgagaaattcccccaaaaccccactagtcccgcccatctgtgccacttcctgctggctaaattctctggatgaactggggagccggcggccctccgtacactgaactgtaggataggaaccaatcagcagctaggctgacctgatagggaactgaagcctgtctgtgcttgtgtgcagggctgtgattggctctccccctcctactgtgcttctggcagggaccgttaggacacgcccactctccatttcaaactgggacagagaagtgatacgatctatagggagctccaataaaggggccattgttacagatagggttaatgtttagcccaaagggaaaccagcaccggatattattcataattgcctacaaaattacctttttttcccatttatccaatatgtctcctttaacaatgtCAAGGCGCGATTATTTTATCTTCCTAATTACCATAATAGCCAACAAACAATTTTAAGCTTTCCAAGTTAAAAAACCCAAatcgacaaaaaaaataaataaaaaggaaacaaacagATTGTGGCATCAGCAGGATGAATCGTCACAAGGACTCCTCACACAACATAAGCTGGATAATGCACCCTGTTGCTCACCTGGCCCTCAGTTGGCTATGCCTCCAGCAGAACACTAAGGAAATGGTTTAGCGACCACTTCTGCCAGTGGAAGGAAGATTGAGAATTTTATAGATTACACTGTGTGCAGTTTatgcaataacattttaaagagtTATTTTTGCTTCAAAAGATAATGCCACcctcaagcatgccttaaaagtgcGCAAtcaaaatttgcagtgaaatatCTGTAATGATGAATATTATGTGCATTTTTATTctaatttgtgcaatttttttcccatttgagaCTTTTATTCCATTTCCCACTTAGTGCTAGGCATAATCAGAGGAACACTGCAAAACTAATGGACTAAAGAAATGgccaaataattattatttttcttagtaCTGGAGGCATAGCTGATTGAGCTGCAAGGTGGCAAACAGGGCCTGTTATTAAACTTGTAGTGTGAAATCCATATATTACTCAAATTACTTATCTTTTAGCATAGTCTATATTGTCTCTTATGTGGATTGCTTTGGGATTTTAGCTCCAAAATAATTTTGGTAGAGTAAAATCTAAAGCTAATTAGGGGCTAAATCCATGGAAttcctgtggataaatgcagatCGAGAATCAGCCGTTACGTTCCCAACAGCCTTTTTCTGTGCTGTCACCCGGAGCTACTGCATTGGAAGACACACGGAATGGATTCTGGCGGTGAAAGCCACTCTGTGTCggcctaggtgcaggcacatctgAAAGCTGATTGGACCTAAGCCTAAGGGCAAAACTTGGGGATCATAAATCAAAATTTATAATTTTAAATAACAAGAGCCATATAATcatgattttgttttatttgcaatATGGAATAGGGCTTTTGAGCAGCTTATGAACACAGCTGCATCATAAGTTAATGCCCCTTGTTTAGTTCCCTCGTACctttatagggttgccaccttgcctgCCTGGGAACTCCGGAGGTGGGGTGTGATGTCAGGGGGCAGGGTGCAATGTCACCCCTTGCATGACCAAGGTCCATTTAAGAACATTAAGTGTGCACGCTGTCTGCTGTCTGTGAGCATTTACTCCTGTACCAAGGTAGTGTAAACAGGGTTATGCATTGTAACAACTGATTGAAGGGCCCCAGGGTGTATAAAGCAAAGGGTCTCCCCAATTCCCAGTGACAGTGGCAGAACAGATGCTGGAGAGCAGTCTGGTAGCTTTAATCCAAACTGATCTTGAAAAGATAGAGTAGAGAAAGGCTTCCCAATATCCACtgaagggggcacatttactaacccacgaacgggccgaatgcgtccgaatgcatcttttttcgtaatgatcggtattttgtgatttttcggaaaattgtcgtg
The sequence above is a segment of the Xenopus tropicalis strain Nigerian chromosome 7, UCB_Xtro_10.0, whole genome shotgun sequence genome. Coding sequences within it:
- the spout1 gene encoding putative methyltransferase C9orf114 homolog isoform X1, translated to MASVQGIQSKLQVCLQHMGENMAEKRQKLELASEKKIDWRKEKQKRKEDRKKWREEKLLKKLERSQQQQQQTEHEKEMMVNEGKTPKGRQYTVSVVLPGSIMDNAQSPELRTYLAGQIARACAIFCIDEIVIFDETGEGSKSVEGNFEGVGKKGQACVQLARILQYLECPQYLRKSFFPKHPDLQFAGLLNPLDSPHHVRIDEESEYREGVVLDRPTKSGKGSFVNCGMRKEVQIDRQLQTGVRVTVKLQQENVELKVQKGTVVSPQHPRTASGLYWGYRVRLASCLSAVFTECPFKDGYDLTIGTSERGSSVETVSLPDFRHAMIVFGGLKGLEASVESDQNLDIAEPSILFNHYLNTCPDQGSRTIRTEEAILISLAALKPRLQAAIKKANEG
- the spout1 gene encoding putative methyltransferase C9orf114 homolog (The RefSeq protein has 2 substitutions compared to this genomic sequence), with the protein product MMVNEGKTPKGRQYTVSVALPGSIMDNAQSPELRTYLAGQIARACAIFCIDEIVIFDETGEGSKSVEGNFEGVGKKGQACVQLARILQYLECPQYLRKSFFPKHPDLQFAGLLNPLDSPHHVRIDEESEYREGVVLDRPTKSGKGSFVNCGMRKEVQIDRQLQTGVRVTVKLQQENVELKVQKGTVVSPQHPRTASGLYWGYRVRLASCLSAVFTECPFKDGYDLTIGTSERGSSVETVSLPDFRHAMIVFGGLKGLEASVESDQNLDIAEPSILFNHYLNTCPDQGSRTIRTEEAILISLAALKARLQAAIKKANEG